From one Plantibacter flavus genomic stretch:
- the gcvP gene encoding aminomethyl-transferring glycine dehydrogenase: MADRFAERHIGTDTAAQATMLAAVGYDSVDALLAAAVPSAITAAELASSSIPDAATERAALAELRELAGRNTVNRSLIGLGYFDTITPAVIKRNVLENPSWYTAYTPYQPEISQGRLEALINFQTMVADLTGLDTANASMLDESTAVVEGMLLARRASKLADATFIVDADAYPQTKALLRSRAEAVGIDLVELPLSTTSAEDLPAAFGVFVQYPGASGLVWDPSAVLAAVKAAGGVSVVAADLLALTLISSPGSLGADIAVGTSQRFGVPMGFGGPHAGYLAVRKGLERQMPGRLVGVSQDAAGHPAYRLTLQTREQHIRREKATSNICTAQVLLAVMAAMYAVYHGPDGLKRIAQSVHATTASAARLLESAGVEVLTEHYFDTLQVRVADSAAVVAGAHDRGLLLWAVDETTVSMSFDEVSAVESVVPTLVEVLTTAGTATVGEPSAYVFDEGSSASAFGPSAVSEYPAALARETEYLTHPVFNTHHSETAMMRYLKQLADRDYALDRGMIPLGSCTMKLNAATEMEAVTWPEFAGLHPFAPREDVAGSLELVDQLETWLAEVTGYDSVSLQPNAGSQGELAGLLAIRGYHRANGDEQRTVCLIPSSAHGTNAASAVLAGMRVVVVACDEQGNVDLDDLRAKIEANAESLAALMITYPSTHGVYEHEVKTITQAVHDAGGQVYVDGANLNALLGYARFGEFGGDVSHLNLHKTFCIPHGGGGPGVGPVAAKAHLAPFLPGHPLAQRAEHPLLGGGTVVHAGGPISAAPYGSPSILPISWAYVRMMGSEGLREATGAAVLAANYIAARLRDHYPVLYTGDSDLVAHECILDLRPLKEATGISVDDVAKRLVDYGFHAPTMSFPVAGTLMVEPTESEDLTEVDRFVDAMIAIKAEADAVAAGEWPADDNPLVGAPHTAQSVIEGEWTHAYSRELAVYPVHTLVRTKYWPPVRRIDQAYGDRNLVCACPPPEAFA; encoded by the coding sequence ATGGCGGACCGCTTCGCAGAACGGCATATCGGAACCGACACCGCAGCCCAGGCGACGATGCTCGCCGCCGTCGGATACGACAGCGTCGACGCCCTGCTCGCCGCGGCCGTCCCGTCCGCGATCACTGCCGCCGAACTCGCCTCGTCGAGCATCCCCGACGCCGCGACCGAGCGGGCGGCGCTCGCCGAACTCCGAGAGCTCGCCGGCCGCAACACGGTGAACCGGAGCCTCATCGGTCTCGGCTACTTCGACACGATCACGCCGGCGGTCATCAAGCGGAACGTGCTCGAGAACCCCTCCTGGTACACGGCCTACACGCCGTACCAGCCCGAGATCTCGCAGGGCCGCCTCGAGGCGCTCATCAACTTCCAGACGATGGTCGCCGACCTCACCGGTCTCGACACGGCCAACGCCTCGATGCTCGACGAGAGCACCGCGGTCGTCGAAGGCATGCTCCTCGCGCGCCGGGCCTCGAAGCTCGCCGACGCGACGTTCATCGTCGACGCCGACGCGTACCCGCAGACGAAGGCGCTCCTCCGGAGTCGCGCCGAAGCGGTCGGCATCGACCTCGTCGAACTGCCGTTGTCGACCACCTCGGCCGAGGACCTCCCGGCGGCGTTCGGCGTCTTCGTGCAGTACCCCGGCGCCTCCGGGCTCGTATGGGATCCGTCGGCGGTCCTCGCGGCGGTCAAGGCGGCCGGCGGCGTGTCGGTCGTCGCGGCCGACCTCCTCGCCCTCACGCTCATCTCCTCGCCCGGTTCCCTCGGCGCGGACATCGCGGTCGGGACGAGCCAGCGCTTCGGTGTGCCGATGGGCTTCGGCGGGCCGCATGCAGGGTACCTCGCGGTCCGCAAGGGCCTCGAACGCCAGATGCCCGGTCGCCTCGTCGGCGTCAGCCAGGACGCGGCGGGTCACCCCGCGTACCGGCTCACGCTGCAGACGCGTGAGCAGCACATCCGCCGCGAGAAGGCCACGAGCAACATCTGCACGGCCCAGGTCCTCTTGGCCGTCATGGCCGCGATGTACGCCGTGTACCACGGGCCCGACGGGCTCAAGCGGATCGCACAGTCGGTGCACGCGACCACCGCGAGTGCAGCCCGTCTGCTGGAGTCGGCGGGTGTCGAGGTGCTCACGGAGCACTACTTCGACACCCTGCAGGTGCGGGTCGCCGACAGCGCGGCGGTGGTGGCGGGCGCGCACGACCGCGGCCTCCTGCTGTGGGCCGTCGACGAGACGACCGTCTCGATGAGCTTCGACGAGGTGAGCGCGGTCGAGAGCGTCGTCCCGACGCTCGTCGAGGTGCTCACGACCGCTGGGACCGCCACCGTCGGAGAGCCGTCGGCATACGTCTTCGACGAAGGGTCGTCCGCCTCGGCGTTCGGACCGAGCGCCGTGTCGGAGTACCCGGCCGCGCTCGCCCGCGAGACCGAGTACCTCACGCACCCGGTGTTCAACACGCACCACTCGGAGACCGCCATGATGCGGTACCTCAAGCAGCTGGCCGACCGCGACTACGCGCTCGACCGCGGGATGATCCCGCTCGGTTCGTGCACGATGAAGCTCAACGCCGCCACCGAGATGGAGGCCGTCACCTGGCCCGAGTTCGCCGGGCTGCACCCGTTCGCCCCGCGCGAGGATGTCGCAGGCTCGCTCGAACTCGTCGACCAGCTCGAGACCTGGCTGGCCGAGGTCACCGGTTACGACTCCGTGTCGCTCCAGCCGAACGCCGGCAGCCAGGGTGAGCTCGCCGGTCTCCTCGCCATCCGCGGCTACCACCGCGCGAACGGCGACGAGCAGCGGACGGTCTGCCTCATCCCGTCGAGCGCGCACGGCACGAACGCGGCCTCGGCCGTCCTCGCCGGCATGCGGGTCGTCGTCGTGGCGTGCGACGAGCAGGGCAACGTCGACCTCGACGACCTCCGGGCGAAGATCGAGGCCAACGCCGAGTCCCTCGCCGCGCTCATGATCACCTACCCGTCCACCCACGGCGTGTACGAGCACGAGGTGAAGACGATCACCCAGGCCGTGCACGACGCCGGCGGCCAGGTCTACGTCGACGGTGCGAACCTCAACGCGTTGCTCGGGTACGCGCGGTTCGGGGAGTTCGGCGGCGACGTCTCGCACTTGAACCTGCACAAGACGTTCTGCATCCCGCACGGCGGTGGCGGCCCCGGTGTCGGGCCGGTCGCGGCGAAGGCGCACCTCGCGCCGTTCCTGCCCGGTCACCCGCTGGCGCAGCGCGCCGAGCACCCGCTGCTCGGCGGCGGGACGGTCGTGCACGCCGGCGGTCCGATCTCGGCGGCTCCCTACGGCAGCCCGAGCATCCTGCCGATCTCGTGGGCGTACGTCCGCATGATGGGTTCGGAGGGGCTCCGCGAGGCGACCGGGGCCGCGGTGCTCGCGGCGAACTACATCGCTGCGCGACTGCGCGACCACTATCCCGTCCTGTACACGGGCGACAGCGACCTCGTGGCGCACGAGTGCATCCTCGACCTCCGTCCGCTCAAGGAGGCGACCGGGATCTCCGTCGACGACGTGGCGAAGCGCCTCGTCGACTACGGCTTCCACGCGCCGACGATGTCGTTCCCCGTCGCGGGGACGCTCATGGTCGAGCCGACCGAGAGCGAGGACCTCACGGAGGTCGATCGCTTCGTCGACGCGATGATCGCGATCAAGGCGGAAGCGGACGCCGTCGCGGCGGGCGAGTGGCCTGCCGACGACAACCCGCTCGTCGGGGCGCCGCACACGGCCCAGTCGGTCATCGAGGGGGAGTGGACGCACGCGTATTCGCGCGAGCTCGCCGTCTACCCCGTGCACACGCTCGTGCGCACGAAGTACTGGCCGCCGGTGCGTCGCATCGACCAGGCCTACGGCGACCGCAACCTCGTGTGCGCCTGCCCGCCGCCCGAGGCCTTCGCCTAG
- a CDS encoding peptide ABC transporter substrate-binding protein — protein MKFSRFGSAAAIIAAGALVLTGCSGGGSSSESTSSASSIITTNGSEPESGLIPSDTNEVGGGKILDEIFAGLVYYDAKGKPVNDLAESIETDDSITFTIKIKPDQKFTNGDPVDAESFVNAWQDAALLSNARKNSYFFEDIKGFSYDADQPLTGLNVVDDTTFTVELNEARSDFPLRLGYSSFYPLPKSAFDEAGKVTAEFGQNPIGNGPYKLDGEKAWKHNESIALVTNDEYNGGRKPKNGGVTINFYASFDAAYADLLGGNLDVLDQIPDSAISTFQDDLGDRAVNQPAAVFQSFTIPSRLPHFSGEEGQLRRQAISYAINRKQITDVIFEGTRTPATDFTSPVIDGYSKDIPGNEVLTNDDKKAKELWAEADAISPWDGSFQIAYNADGPHQAWVDAVTNNIKNTLGIESSGVPVAVFGDFRESITSRQIQTAFRSGWQADYPGLYNFLGPLYATGASSNDGDYSSPEFDKLLSEGASESDLDAANKKFQEAQEVLFKDLPAIPLWYQNVSGGFGEGVQNVEFGWNSVPLYYEITK, from the coding sequence GTGAAGTTCAGTCGGTTCGGCTCTGCCGCCGCCATCATCGCAGCCGGGGCTCTCGTCCTCACCGGATGTTCCGGTGGCGGTTCCAGCAGCGAGAGCACCAGCAGCGCATCATCCATCATCACGACCAACGGCTCCGAGCCGGAGTCGGGCCTCATCCCCAGCGACACCAACGAGGTCGGTGGCGGAAAGATCCTCGACGAGATCTTCGCGGGCCTCGTCTACTACGACGCCAAGGGCAAGCCGGTCAACGACCTGGCTGAGTCGATCGAGACCGACGACTCGATCACCTTCACGATCAAGATCAAGCCGGACCAGAAGTTCACCAACGGTGACCCGGTCGACGCCGAGTCGTTCGTGAACGCTTGGCAGGACGCCGCGCTCCTCTCGAACGCTCGCAAGAACAGCTACTTCTTCGAGGACATCAAGGGCTTCAGCTACGACGCCGACCAGCCCCTCACCGGCCTCAACGTCGTCGACGACACGACCTTCACGGTCGAGCTCAACGAGGCTCGCTCTGACTTCCCGCTGCGCCTCGGATACTCCTCGTTCTACCCGCTGCCCAAGTCGGCGTTCGACGAGGCTGGCAAGGTCACGGCCGAGTTCGGTCAGAACCCGATCGGCAACGGCCCCTACAAGCTCGACGGCGAAAAGGCCTGGAAGCACAATGAGTCCATCGCGCTCGTCACCAACGACGAGTACAACGGTGGCCGCAAGCCGAAGAACGGCGGCGTGACGATCAACTTCTACGCCAGCTTCGACGCGGCGTACGCCGACCTGCTCGGTGGCAACCTCGACGTCCTGGACCAGATCCCCGACTCGGCCATCTCCACCTTCCAGGACGACCTGGGTGACCGCGCTGTGAACCAGCCCGCTGCCGTGTTCCAGTCCTTCACCATCCCGTCCCGCCTCCCGCACTTCAGCGGCGAAGAGGGTCAGCTGCGTCGTCAGGCGATCTCCTACGCGATCAACCGCAAGCAGATCACCGACGTCATCTTCGAGGGCACCCGCACCCCGGCGACCGACTTCACCTCGCCCGTCATCGACGGCTACTCGAAGGACATCCCCGGCAACGAGGTGCTGACCAACGACGACAAGAAGGCCAAGGAACTCTGGGCCGAGGCTGACGCCATCTCCCCGTGGGACGGCTCCTTCCAGATCGCCTACAACGCCGACGGACCGCACCAGGCCTGGGTCGACGCGGTGACGAACAACATCAAGAACACGCTCGGCATCGAGTCCTCCGGTGTTCCGGTCGCCGTCTTCGGTGACTTCCGCGAGAGCATCACGAGCCGTCAGATCCAGACCGCGTTCCGCAGCGGATGGCAGGCCGACTACCCGGGTCTGTACAACTTCCTCGGCCCGCTGTACGCGACCGGCGCTTCCTCCAACGACGGCGACTACTCGAGCCCCGAGTTCGACAAGCTGCTGAGCGAGGGTGCGAGCGAGTCCGACCTGGATGCCGCGAACAAGAAGTTCCAGGAGGCCCAGGAGGTCCTGTTCAAGGACCTGCCCGCCATTCCGCTCTGGTACCAGAACGTGAGCGGTGGTTTCGGCGAAGGCGTCCAGAACGTCGAGTTCGGTTGGAACTCCGTGCCCCTCTACTACGAGATCACCAAGTAA
- a CDS encoding CPBP family intramembrane glutamic endopeptidase, with translation MSEQNTTERGPNLPEGAGDSRRWWEIGIVLALSLGASAVYSIISLIAKLTAGPPLSDQSAAINTTQATREWLDFSYQFLGLFFQLAPVALVIYLLWQPGRTGFARMGLDLRSPGRDLGRGLLLVAAIGVPGIGVYALGRALGVTVAVSTFPDTMYWWTIPMLVFSALRAGLQEEVIIIGYLYTRLREIGWGWWTIILSTAVLRGSYHLYQGIGPFFGNVAMGIAFGWCYKRWGRVMPLVVAHTVIDIISFAGFPLAVAWWPEIFAATKSS, from the coding sequence GTGAGCGAGCAGAACACCACCGAGCGGGGACCAAACCTCCCCGAGGGCGCCGGAGACAGCCGTCGGTGGTGGGAGATCGGCATCGTGCTCGCGCTGAGCCTCGGGGCGTCGGCGGTGTACTCGATCATCTCGCTCATCGCGAAGCTCACCGCGGGGCCACCGCTCTCCGATCAGTCGGCGGCGATCAACACCACGCAGGCCACCCGGGAGTGGCTCGACTTCAGCTACCAGTTCCTCGGGCTGTTCTTCCAGCTCGCGCCGGTCGCCCTCGTCATCTACCTGCTCTGGCAGCCCGGACGCACCGGCTTCGCGCGGATGGGACTCGACCTCCGCTCCCCCGGACGCGACCTCGGCCGCGGTCTGCTCCTCGTCGCCGCGATCGGTGTCCCGGGCATCGGTGTGTACGCGTTGGGACGCGCCCTCGGCGTCACGGTCGCGGTCTCGACGTTCCCCGACACCATGTACTGGTGGACGATCCCGATGCTCGTCTTCTCCGCACTCCGCGCCGGCCTCCAGGAGGAGGTCATCATCATCGGCTACCTGTACACCAGGCTCCGCGAAATCGGGTGGGGGTGGTGGACGATCATCCTGTCGACCGCCGTCCTTCGCGGGAGCTATCACCTGTACCAGGGCATCGGGCCCTTCTTCGGCAACGTCGCCATGGGGATCGCGTTCGGCTGGTGCTACAAGCGCTGGGGTCGGGTGATGCCGTTGGTCGTGGCACACACGGTCATCGACATCATCTCGTTCGCGGGCTTCCCGCTCGCCGTGGCCTGGTGGCCGGAGATCTTCGCGGCGACGAAGTCGTCCTGA